A window of the Henckelia pumila isolate YLH828 chromosome 3, ASM3356847v2, whole genome shotgun sequence genome harbors these coding sequences:
- the LOC140890815 gene encoding uncharacterized protein, which yields MTTHDIITQNKCQQLSHTTSSAPLTSSSIIYSYSYSSTQFSPMKMKKNHSSINLIFMIRDNKMSLLFLVQFFFFFFMHADSLLITTHPKDLHVLKQLKAAIDPTTITPGSCIYSWDFTFDPCHSLFTDKFTCGFRCDVVFNNSVSRVSELALDSAGYSASLAAVSWNQLPYLQNLDLSNNNFHGPIPASFSRLTRLQRLALSRNSLSKPIPEDVGSLPSLEQLYLDNNMLEGEIPSSFNGLKSLKRLELQGNKLGGAFPDLGQLINLSYLDASDNEISGKLPAKLPPSLFELIMRNNQIEGAVVLVDSSADGLQVVDLSHNKLSGWVPASLFSHPSLQQLTLSFNQLGWVESPMNLGFMRSELISVDLSNNDIHGYLPGFMGLMPRLSALSLENNKFSGWIPAQYVVKVLTGQNVAQFERLLLGGNYLFGPIPGPFLELKPGSVTVRLGNNCLYRCPVRWFFCEGGVQKSVMECRGFGAIIP from the coding sequence ATGACGACGCATGATATAATAACCCAAAATAAATGTCAACAACTGTCACACACTACTAGCTCAGCTCCTCTCACATCATCATCCATCATATATAGCTATAGCTATAGCTCAACACAATTCTCTccgatgaagatgaagaagaatCATTCTtcaattaatttgattttcatGATACGAGATAATAAGATGTCGTTGCTATTTCTGGTtcaattcttcttcttcttcttcatgcATGCAGATTCATTATTAATTACCACACACCCCAAGGATTTACATGTCCTCAAGCAGCTCAAGGCCGCCATCGATCCCACCACCATCACCCCCGGTTCCTGCATTTATTCATGGGACTTCACCTTCGACCCCTGCCACTCCCTCTTCACCGACAAGTTCACCTGCGGCTTCCGCTGCGACGTCGTTTTCAACAACTCCGTCTCTCGAGTCTCCGAACTAGCACTCGACTCCGCCGGTTACTCCGCCTCTCTCGCCGCCGTTTCTTGGAACCAGCTTCCTTACTTGCAGAACCTCGACTTATCCAACAACAACTTCCATGGCCCCATACCCGCCTCCTTCTCCCGCCTCACTCGCTTGCAGCGTCTCGCCCTCTCGCGAAACTCGCTTTCAAAGCCCATCCCCGAAGACGTAGGCTCTCTCCCCAGCCTGGAACAGCTGTATTTAGACAACAACATGCTCGAGGGGGAAATCCCATCATCTTTCAACGGGTTGAAGAGTTTAAAAAGGCTGGAGCTTCAAGGAAACAAGCTAGGCGGCGCGTTTCCTGATCTGGGTCAACTCATTAACTTGAGTTATCTGGACGCAAGCGACAATGAGATCTCCGGCAAGCTACCGGCAAAGCTGCCACCGTCTCTGTTCGAACTGATAATGAGGAACAACCAAATAGAAGGGGCAGTCGTACTGGTGGATTCTTCAGCTGACGGCCTGCAAGTGGTGGATTTAAGCCACAATAAGCTGAGTGGTTGGGTTCCGGCGAGCCTCTTCAGCCACCCGTCGTTGCAGCAGCTGACTCTTTCGTTCAATCAATTGGGGTGGGTGGAATCACCCATGAATTTGGGTTTCATGAGGAGTGAGCTGATATCGGTGGACTTGAGCAACAATGATATTCATGGGTATTTGCCCGGGTTCATGGGTTTGATGCCCAGATTATCGGCTCTGTCATTGGAGAACAACAAGTTTTCGGGTTGGATTCCGGCCCAGTACGTGGTGAAGGTGTTGACGGGTCAAAATGTAGCCCAGTTTGAGAGGCTTTTGCTCGGAGGGAACTACCTGTTCGGGCCGATTCCGGGACCTTTTCTGGAGCTGAAACCGGGTTCTGTGACGGTCCGGTTGGGGAATAACTGCTTGTACCGGTGCCCGGTTCGGTGGTTCTTCTGTGAGGGTGGGGTACAGAAGTCCGTGATGGAATGCAGAGGTTTTGGGGCCATCATTCCTtga
- the LOC140890223 gene encoding uncharacterized protein: MDVHSRKDYIMFIILFHVLIIFASSVPMIPKTCHPSDEEALLDLKSRITDDPLGLLQSWTPRTDCCQDWDGVSCSSDRVVKVSRPGLYSLDVPVDTSMSGTLSPFLGNLTFLEFLDLSNLKLLKGPIPIEFGKLSRLNHLFLDYNNLTGSIPVTFKNLHLLKTLNLRDNHLSGSIHSDIFLNMTSLVQLDMSENHLSGPIPYSIGHMESLYNLDLHQNNLSGEIPETIGRLEKLVTLDLYSNQLTGVIPNSICNLSKLQDLSVYSNILTGNIPSCIDKLIYMKYIEIGDNNLTGSIPPSIGKLSGLLKLHCDQNRLSGELPESLGNLTNLTDIYLSSNQFTGRIPPSLGNLKDKLLFLDLSRNQLSGPIPSELIKIQYLQLLDLSFNPLGLGKIPDWFQKFSVLFELFLAGTGLKGSLPTWLAASSLSTLDLSSNEFTGKLPVWIGNMTKLSSLNLSNNGFHSSIPDEFKNLQSLLYLDLHSNRFSGDLKQLGQYESIDISYNMFSGTLDGIIGDEPTSLNTLILSHNPLRGQIPKSLGKYNYLERLELVSNGLSGGIPKELGESKNLDTILLSHNDLSGEIPGEVLNLKYLENFDVSDNRLSGKIPPHKRKIPASAFLGNPGLCGAPLPPCNHSFSVVRTYY; the protein is encoded by the coding sequence ATGGATGTTCATTCAAGAAAAGATTATATTATGTTTATAATCTTGTTCCatgttttaataatttttgcCTCCTCTGTACCAATGATACCGAAGACATGCCATCCAAGTGATGAAGAAGCATTACTAGACTTGAAAAGCAGAATCACTGATGACCCTCTAGGCCTACTTCAATCATGGACTCCTCGGACAGATTGCTGCCAAGATTGGGATGGCGTTTCTTGCTCTTCCGATCGGGTCGTCAAGGTCTCCCGTCCAGGCCTGTATTCCCTCGATGTACCCGTGGACACATCGATGTCCGGTACCCTTTCTCCATTTCTTGGAAACCTCActtttcttgaatttcttgatctCAGTAACCTTAAATTATTGAAGGGTCCTATCCCAATTGAATTTGGCAAGTTGTCCCGTTTAAATCATCTTTTTCTTGATTATAATAACCTTACGGGATCGATTCCAGTCACATTCAAGAACCTTCACCTATTGAAAACTCTGAATCTTCGCGACAACCATCTTTCTGGTTCCATCCATTCCGACATTTTCTTGAATATGACTTCGCTTGTACAGCTTGATATGTCGGAAAATCATTTGTCTGGACCAATACCGTATTCTATCGGTCACATGGAGTCCTTATATAATCTTGATCTCCACCAAAACAACTTGTCTGGCGAAATCCCTGAAACTATTGGACGATTGGAAAAGCTAGTTACTCTCGATTTGTATTCAAATCAGCTAACAGGTGTGATTCCAAATTCCATATGCAACCTCTCCAAACTGCAGGATTTGTCTGTTTACAGTAATATTCTGACAGGAAACATCCCTTCATGTATAGACAAGCTTATTTATATGAAATACATAGAAATAGGAGACAACAATCTGACAGGAAGTATCCCACCTTCAATTGGAAAGCTTTCAGGACTCCTGAAACTCCATTGCGATCAAAATAGGCTTTCGGGAGAGCTACCTGAAAGTTTGGGAAATCTTACAAATCTCACAGATATATACTTATCTAGCAACCAATTTACAGGCAGAATCCCACCGAGTCTTGGAAATTTGAAGGATAAATTGCTGTTTCTGGATTTGTCAAGAAACCAACTTTCCGGCCCCATTCCATCCGAGCTTATTAAAATACAATATCTACAGCTTTTGGACCTCTCGTTCAATCCTCTGGGATTAGGTAAGATCCCGGATTGGTTTCAGAAATTTTCAGTACTATTTGAACTGTTTCTCGCGGGAACAGGCTTAAAAGGTTCTCTTCCAACTTGGCTGGCTGCTTCATCTTTGTCGACTCTCGACTTATCAAGCAATGAATTTACGGGGAAACTGCCTGTCTGGATTGGGAACATGACTAAACTTTCATCCCTGAATCTATCTAATAACGGGTTTCATTCTTCGATCCCAGATGAATTCAAGAATCTTCAAAGCCTGTTATATCTTGATCTTCATTCCAATAGGTTCTCCGGGGACCTCAAACAACTAGGCCAATATGAATCCATAGATATTTCCTACAACATGTTCTCAGGGACTCTAGATGGTATCATTGGAGATGAACCGACTTCCCTCAACACCCTGATCCTGTCTCACAATCCACTGAGGGGCCAAATACCAAAATCTCTgggaaaatataattatttggaGAGGCTGGAATTAGTGAGTAATGGATTGTCGGGGGGAATTCCAAAAGAGCTGGGTGAATCTAAGAATCTAGATACTATTTTATTGTCACATAATGATTTGAGTGGAGAGATTCCCGGAGAGGTATTGAATCTTAAATATCTTGAAAACTTTGATGTTTCTGACAACAGATTGAGCGGGAAGATACCGCCCCACAAGAGGAAGATTCCTGCCTCTGCCTTTTTGGGAAATCCTGGCTTATGTGGAGCTCCACTCCCACCATGTAACCATTCATTCTCAGTAGTCCGTACATACTACTGA
- the LOC140890222 gene encoding receptor-like protein 42 has product MDVHSRKDYIMFIILFHVSIIFGSSLALKPKTCHPTDEEALLHLKSRITDDPLGLLKTWTPHKDCCTQWDGVSCSSNRVVKVSRPGLYSTDVPVDTSMSGTLSPFLGNLTFLQLLDLSHLKYLEGPIPTEFGKLSRLNHLFLGYNNLMGSIPVTFKNLHLFKTLNLRNNRLSGSIHSDIFLNMTSLEQLDLSENHLSGPIPYSIGHMESLYNLDLHQNNLSEKSLNLLDDCVIPKSICNLSKLEDLSVPSCIDKLIALKYIELADNNLTGSIPPSIGKLSGLVKLQCDRNRLSGELPESLGNLTNLREIYLSSNQLTGRIPPSLGNLQYNLLFLDLSRNQLSGPIPSELIKIQHLQLLDLSFNPLGLGKFPDWFQKFSVLFQLFLSGTGLKGSLPTWLAASSL; this is encoded by the exons ATGGATGTTCATTCAAGAAAAGATTATATTATGTTTATAATCTTGTTCCatgtttcaataatttttggCTCCTCTTTAGCATTGAAACCAAAGACATGCCATCCAACAGATGAAGAGGCATTACTACACTTGAAAAGCAGAATCACTGATGACCCTCTAGGCCTACTTAAAACATGGACTCCTCACAAAGATTGCTGCACACAATGGGATGGCGTTTCTTGCTCTTCCAATCGGGTCGTCAAGGTCTCCCGTCCAGGCCTGTATTCCACCGATGTACCCGTGGACACATCGATGTCCGGTACCCTTTCTCCATTTCTCGGAAACCTCACTTTTCTTCAACTTCTTGATCTCAGTCACCTTAAATATTTGGAGGGTCCTATCCCAACTGAATTTGGCAAGTTGTCGCGTTTAAATCATCTTTTTCTTGGATATAATAACCTCATGGGATCGATTCCAGTCACATTCAAGAACCTTCACCTATTTAAAACTCTGAATCTTCGCAACAACCGTCTTTCTGGTTCCATCCATTCCGACATTTTCTTGAATATGACTTCGCTTGAACAGCTCGATCTGTCGGAAAATCATTTGTCTGGACCAATACCGTATTCCATTGGTCACATGGAGTCCTTATATAATCTTGATCTCCACCAAAACAACTTGTCTGAAAAATCCCTGAATCTATTGGACGACT GTGTGATTCCAAAGTCCATATGCAACCTTTCCAAACTGGAGGATTTGTCTGTCCCTTCATGTATAGACAAGCTTATTGCTCTGAAATACATAGAACTAGCAGACAACAATCTGACAGGAAGTATCCCACCTTCAATTGGCAAGCTTTCAGGACTCGTGAAACTCCAATGCGATCGAAATAGGCTTTCGGGAGAGCTACCTGAAAGTTTGGGAAATCTTACAAATCTCAGAGAGATATACTTGTCTAGTAACCAACTTACAGGCAGAATCCCACCAAGTCTTGGAAATTTGCAGTATAATTTGCTGTTCCTGGATTTGTCAAGAAACCAACTTTCCGGCCCCATTCCATCCGAGCTTATTAAAATACAACATCTACAGCTTTTGGATCTCTCGTTCAATCCTCTGGGATTAGGTAAGTTCCCAGATTGGTTTCAGAAATTTTCAGTACTATTTCAACTGTTTCTTTCGGGAACAGGCTTAAAAGGGTCTCTTCCAACTTGGCTGGCTGCTTCATCTTTATGA